A genomic stretch from Sander vitreus isolate 19-12246 chromosome 17, sanVit1, whole genome shotgun sequence includes:
- the fbln7 gene encoding fibulin-7: MAWSFRCRCLFLLCLTAIQSGHGAVQTCMDKHQVVGVLRQMEKFLKGQEMRFTEGLRIMKSKLATLQNSVSKLPQADQSAAPTTCPSLEAPAHGTKFGSKYFVGHEVHFICSHGYHLVGSATRVCQDNGTWTGISAICKDISECASNPCQNGGTCVEGVNQYKCTCPQNWSGSHCQHQTQTAPPEWSVMNDPAFSRRPRCAQVNRAQHCSCDAGFHMSGTSDNSICQDVNECEVYRLDQGGKLCVHECVNVPGSYHCSCPSGYKLLADGRSCEDVEECLSQQHNCSEGTTCINMGGGFRCVNPECPRSHGDISYVKTSPFQCERNPCPMDSRSCHLAPKTVSFHYLSLTSNLQTPATLFRMATAAAPGRTGPDSLRFGIVGGNSRGIFVMQRSDRQTGELILVQQLRGPQEISVDVDMSEYSDRTFQAKHVARVTVLVSPYNY, translated from the exons ATGGCATGGTCTTTTCGATGcaggtgtttgtttttgctgtgtTTGACAGCTATCCAGAGTGGTCATGGTGCCGTTCAG ACGTGCATGGATAAGCACCAGGTGGTTGGGGTGCTTCGTCAAATGGAGAAGTTTCTGAAAGGCCAGGAGATGCGATTTACGGAGGGCCTCAGGATCATGAAGTCAAAGCTGGCAACGCTTCAGAACTCTGTCTCCAAGTTACCTCAAGCTGACCAGTCAGCTG ctCCCACCACCTGCCCCTCTCTGGAAGCCCCTGCTCACGGAACCAAGTTTGGCTCAAAGTATTTTGTTGGACATGaggtccatttcatttgttcCCATGGCTACCATCTTGTCGGTTCTGCCACCCGTGTCTGCCAGGACAACGGCACCTGGACTGGCATCAGTGCCATCTGTAAAG ATATAAGTGAGTGTGCAAGTAATCCCTGCCAAAATGGAGGTACCTGTGTGGAAGGTGTTAACCAGTACAAATGCACCTGCCCCCAGAACTGGAGTGGCTCTCACTGTCAGCACCAAACCCAGACAG CACCACCCGAGTGGAGTGTTATGAACGATCCAGCATTCAGCCGGAGACCTCGCTGTGCCCAAGTGAATCGAGCCCAACACTGCAGCTGTGATGCAGGCTTCCACATGAGTGGCACCTCTGACAACAGTATCTGTCAGG ATGTAAATGAGTGTGAGGTGTACAGGCTGGACCAAGGAGGGAAGCTGTGCGTCCACGAATGTGTGAATGTCCCGGGTTCGTACCACTGCTCTTGCCCCAGCGGCTACAAGTTGCTCGCAGACGGGCGGAGCTGTGAGG ATGTGGAGGAATGTTTAAGCCAGCAGCACAACTGTAGCGAAGGTACAACTTGTATCAACATGGGGGGAGGCTTTCGGTGTGTCAACCCAGAGTGTCCCCGTTCTCATGGTGACATCAGCTACGTCAAGACATCTCCCTT TCAGTGTGAGAGAAACCCCTGTCCCATGGACAGCCGCTCCTGCCACCTGGCTCCTAAGACTGTGTCTTTCCACTACCTGTCTCTGACCTCCAACCTACAGACTCCAGCGACACTTTTCCGTATGGCGACCGCCGCCGCCCCAGGGCGCACAGGGCCGGACAGCCTGCGCTTCGGCATAGTGGGCGGAAACTCCCGAGGCATCTTTGTCATGCAGCGTTCAGACAGGCAGACTGGTGAGCTGATTCTGGTCCAGCAGCTGCGCGGGCCGCAGGAGATAAGCGTTGATGTGGACATGTCTGAGTACAGCGACCGCACCTTTCAGGCCAAACATGTGGCCAGAGTTACCGTTCTGGTTTCACCCTACAACTACTGA
- the tmem87b gene encoding transmembrane protein 87B isoform X2, which yields MAAAVMMRTWSCPTTGVFYPWAVLCVVLLSTIHAVVAAPETGVWKITIVNTSRPLLLRKSMYKDTNIELKVVSFGCPEEVNFSIHWYLKYYPCHNEYNNIEEMYERTPLNRGEGLDPNPLGQGEYIEHKYSPITCNSKLHSFPMLKKAKADPRPVSPPVQGEVPVENDTKWITEEYDSNTLNVIATTWKDGPYLLVVKIESNKQDANWNLTVNVVMKGSHGYISITEWPLMIFYMVMCIVYILYALLWFIWAACYWKDLLRIQFWIAGVIFLGMVEKAVFCAEYENTNAVGSASPGLLIFAELVSALKRTLARLLVIIVSLGYGIIKPRLGQVMHRVVGLGILYFAFASIEGVLRITGAKDSDLTLLANIPLALLDSSLCWWIFVSLAQTIKTLKLRRNPVKLSLYRHFTNTLIFAVIASIIFMGWIAKKFRLAECQSDWIELWVEDAFWRFLFSAILFVIMFLWRPSANNQRYAFTPLIDDSDDEEIEEFASTNIDGIKLRASKHETNGTVKPAEINPEEDLKWVEDNIPSSLADVALPVLLDSDEEIMTTRYEMSKLE from the exons ATGGCCGCTGCTGTCATGATGAGGACGTGGAGCTGTCCGACCACAGGAGTTTTCTACCCATGGGCAGTCCTTTGTGTGGTTTTACTCAGTACCATACATGCGGTTGTTGCAGCACCAGAGACAGGGGTTTGGAAAATTACCATTGTAAAC ACCTCAAGGCCACTACTGTTAAGGAAATCAATGTATAAAGACACCAACATTGAATTGAAAG TTGTGTCTTTTGGCTGTCCTGAGGAGGTGAACTTCTCTATTCACTGGTATTTAAAATACTACCCCTGTCACAATGAATATAACAATATTGAA GAAATGTATGAAAGAACGCCTCTTAATCGTGGGGAGGGCCTGGATCCGAATCCCCTCGGACAAGGAGAATACATCGAACACAAATACAGTCCCATAACGTGTAACAGTAAACTGCACTCCTTTCCAATGCTCAAA aaagcCAAGGCGGATCCACGTCCAGTCAGTCCACCTGTTCAGGGTGAAGTGCCT GTTGAAAATGACACCAAATGGATTACCGAGGAGTATGATAGCAACACCCTGAATGTCATAGCCACCACCTGGAAGGATGGGCCTTACCTGCTAGTTGTAAAGATTGAGTCTAATAAACAAGATGCCAACTGGAATTTAACag ttAATGTGGTGATGAAAGGCAGCCATGGTTACATTTCTATAACAGAATGGCCTCTCATGATT TTCTACATGGTGATGTGCATAGTGTACATCCTGTACGCCCTGCTGTGGTTTATCTGGGCAGCATGCTACTGGAAGGATCTGCTGAGGATCCAGTTCTGGATTGCAGGGGTCATATTTCTCGGTATGGTGGAGAAGGCTGTCTTCTGTGCCgaatatgaaaacaccaacGCTGTCGGCTCTGCTT CTCCAGGCTTGCTGATCTTTGCCGAGCTGGTCTCTGCCCTCAAGAGGACTTTGGCTCGATTGCTCGTCATCATCGTCAGCCTTGGTTATGGCATTATAAA GCCTCGACTGGGGCAAGTAATGCACAGAGTTGTGGGGCTCGGCATCCTCTACTTTGCCTTTGCTAGCATTGAAGGTGTCCTGAGGATTACTGGG GCGAAAGACTCTGACTTGACCCTGCTGGCCAACATTCCCCTGGCTCTGCTTGACTCCTCTCTATGCTGGTGG ATCTTTGTAAGCCTGGCACAAACCATCAAGACTCTGAAGCTGAGGAGAAACCCTGTCAAGTTGTCTCTCTACAGGCACTTCACAAATACACTAATATTTGCCGTCATTG ctTCCATCATTTTCATGGGTTGGATAGCAAAGAAATTCCGGCTAGCAGAATGCCAGTCT GATTGGATTGAGCTGTGGGTGGAAGATGCTTTCTGGAGGTTCTTGTTCTCCGCCATTCTGTTCGTCATAATGTTTTTATGGAGACCGTCTGCAAACAACCAGAG GTACGCTTTCACACCTCTCATTGATGACTCTGACGATGAGGAGATTGAGGAGTTCGCCTCTACAAACATTG ATGGCATAAAGTTGAGAGCGTCTAAACACGAGACAAATGGCACAGTGAAGCCTGCAGAAATAAACCCA GAGGAAGACTTGAAGTGGGTGGAGGATAACATTCCTAGCTCTCTTGCTGATGT AGCTCTACCAGTCCTGCTCGACTCAGATGAG GAAATCATGACAACCAGATATGAGATGTCAAAGCTGGAGTGA
- the tmem87b gene encoding transmembrane protein 87B isoform X1 — protein sequence MAAAVMMRTWSCPTTGVFYPWAVLCVVLLSTIHAVVAAPETGVWKITIVNTSRPLLLRKSMYKDTNIELKVVSFGCPEEVNFSIHWYLKYYPCHNEYNNIEEMYERTPLNRGEGLDPNPLGQGEYIEHKYSPITCNSKLHSFPMLKKAKADPRPVSPPVQGEVPVENDTKWITEEYDSNTLNVIATTWKDGPYLLVVKIESNKQDANWNLTVNVVMKGSHGYISITEWPLMIFYMVMCIVYILYALLWFIWAACYWKDLLRIQFWIAGVIFLGMVEKAVFCAEYENTNAVGSASPGLLIFAELVSALKRTLARLLVIIVSLGYGIIKPRLGQVMHRVVGLGILYFAFASIEGVLRITGAKDSDLTLLANIPLALLDSSLCWWIFVSLAQTIKTLKLRRNPVKLSLYRHFTNTLIFAVIASIIFMGWIAKKFRLAECQSDWIELWVEDAFWRFLFSAILFVIMFLWRPSANNQRYAFTPLIDDSDDEEIEEFASTNIADGIKLRASKHETNGTVKPAEINPEEDLKWVEDNIPSSLADVALPVLLDSDEEIMTTRYEMSKLE from the exons ATGGCCGCTGCTGTCATGATGAGGACGTGGAGCTGTCCGACCACAGGAGTTTTCTACCCATGGGCAGTCCTTTGTGTGGTTTTACTCAGTACCATACATGCGGTTGTTGCAGCACCAGAGACAGGGGTTTGGAAAATTACCATTGTAAAC ACCTCAAGGCCACTACTGTTAAGGAAATCAATGTATAAAGACACCAACATTGAATTGAAAG TTGTGTCTTTTGGCTGTCCTGAGGAGGTGAACTTCTCTATTCACTGGTATTTAAAATACTACCCCTGTCACAATGAATATAACAATATTGAA GAAATGTATGAAAGAACGCCTCTTAATCGTGGGGAGGGCCTGGATCCGAATCCCCTCGGACAAGGAGAATACATCGAACACAAATACAGTCCCATAACGTGTAACAGTAAACTGCACTCCTTTCCAATGCTCAAA aaagcCAAGGCGGATCCACGTCCAGTCAGTCCACCTGTTCAGGGTGAAGTGCCT GTTGAAAATGACACCAAATGGATTACCGAGGAGTATGATAGCAACACCCTGAATGTCATAGCCACCACCTGGAAGGATGGGCCTTACCTGCTAGTTGTAAAGATTGAGTCTAATAAACAAGATGCCAACTGGAATTTAACag ttAATGTGGTGATGAAAGGCAGCCATGGTTACATTTCTATAACAGAATGGCCTCTCATGATT TTCTACATGGTGATGTGCATAGTGTACATCCTGTACGCCCTGCTGTGGTTTATCTGGGCAGCATGCTACTGGAAGGATCTGCTGAGGATCCAGTTCTGGATTGCAGGGGTCATATTTCTCGGTATGGTGGAGAAGGCTGTCTTCTGTGCCgaatatgaaaacaccaacGCTGTCGGCTCTGCTT CTCCAGGCTTGCTGATCTTTGCCGAGCTGGTCTCTGCCCTCAAGAGGACTTTGGCTCGATTGCTCGTCATCATCGTCAGCCTTGGTTATGGCATTATAAA GCCTCGACTGGGGCAAGTAATGCACAGAGTTGTGGGGCTCGGCATCCTCTACTTTGCCTTTGCTAGCATTGAAGGTGTCCTGAGGATTACTGGG GCGAAAGACTCTGACTTGACCCTGCTGGCCAACATTCCCCTGGCTCTGCTTGACTCCTCTCTATGCTGGTGG ATCTTTGTAAGCCTGGCACAAACCATCAAGACTCTGAAGCTGAGGAGAAACCCTGTCAAGTTGTCTCTCTACAGGCACTTCACAAATACACTAATATTTGCCGTCATTG ctTCCATCATTTTCATGGGTTGGATAGCAAAGAAATTCCGGCTAGCAGAATGCCAGTCT GATTGGATTGAGCTGTGGGTGGAAGATGCTTTCTGGAGGTTCTTGTTCTCCGCCATTCTGTTCGTCATAATGTTTTTATGGAGACCGTCTGCAAACAACCAGAG GTACGCTTTCACACCTCTCATTGATGACTCTGACGATGAGGAGATTGAGGAGTTCGCCTCTACAAACATTG CAGATGGCATAAAGTTGAGAGCGTCTAAACACGAGACAAATGGCACAGTGAAGCCTGCAGAAATAAACCCA GAGGAAGACTTGAAGTGGGTGGAGGATAACATTCCTAGCTCTCTTGCTGATGT AGCTCTACCAGTCCTGCTCGACTCAGATGAG GAAATCATGACAACCAGATATGAGATGTCAAAGCTGGAGTGA